In Aegilops tauschii subsp. strangulata cultivar AL8/78 chromosome 3, Aet v6.0, whole genome shotgun sequence, one genomic interval encodes:
- the LOC141042900 gene encoding uncharacterized protein, producing MDRLKWSLGFSKGVAVDCKGKSGGLALWWRDHVEVTVRPWCQYYTDAAIVCDGASFRFTGIYGEPCIDKRTKTWEILRYLSAQDNLPWLCAGDFNEALKQDEQQGSNPRPRRQMELFEDCLSDCGLADLGFSGYPFTWDNKREHGDNIQVRLDRATCNGDFAHLFPSVEAQHVMTEESDHQALIIKALVMAGESRARGHRSFMYGAAWARHEDYEAMVAATWGVAHAANQHEGRLATTFNSLKAATRSMQEWS from the coding sequence ATGGATAGGCTTAAGTGGAGCTTGGGGTTCAGTAAAGGGGTAGCGGTGGATTGTAAGGGAAAGAGTGGAGGACTAGCGCTGTGGTGGAGGGATCATGTTGAAGTAACAGTGAGGCCGTGGTGCCAGTATTACACCGATGCGGCGATCGTGTGTGATGGTGCCTCCTTTAGATTCACTGGAATCTATGGGGAGCCCTGCATCGACAAAAGAACGAAGACGTGGGAGATTTTGCGATATCTTAGTGCCCAAGACAACCTCCCATGGCTATGTGCGGGAGATTTCAATGAAGCTCTTAAACAGGATGAACAGCAGGGTAGTAACCCAAGACCTAGGAGACAAATGGAGCTCTTTGAAGACTGCTTGTCCGACTGCGGGCTGGCGGATCTCGGTTTCTCAGGGTACCCGTTTACGTGGGATAACAAGAGGGAGCATGGAGATAATATTCAGGTACGGCTGGACAGGGCGACGTGTAATGGTGACTTTGCGCATTTATTCCCGTCTGTCGAAGCGCAACATGTGATGACTGAAGAATCAGACCATCAAGCGCTAATCATTAAAGCGTTGGTGATGGCGGGGGAATCTCGTGCGCGGGGACATAGATCCTTTATGTACGGGGCAGCATGGGCGAGGCATGAGGATTACGAGGCCATGGTAGCCGCTACATGGGGGGTGGCTCATGCAGCCAATCAGCATGAAGGGCGACTTGCAACAACGTTTAACAGTTTAAAGGCGGCGACGAGATCCATGCAAGAGTGGAGTTGA